From the Malus domestica chromosome 17, GDT2T_hap1 genome, one window contains:
- the LOC103405391 gene encoding uncharacterized protein yields MSASWHALTGLGALSVTAKQRRLIPSPPSVAHCSLASFQELSTEPPRIQTTGAAISLKDARKTEKQNDVVPDHNQGEEEEEDHGISKIPVPRQKYIPVPKAELLDGVVSNLFKDSNGEDDDELQSFLLLSSCLDSILHAEHKGILEEMRADYFKSNSAENKQNGDLVDGQSSDSANGSVINGVESIEANEDEKNEGGNAMPQLDYVLELRKLLGSPAKNVERVAVSTRFQRSFMQLLNDAQFEELSERDLMLTSALNTDYLLTLPIYVDWKKASESNAIIFRRGYATEREKGLLLVEKLEYIQSKILQGTFFIVSKPLAKFGSWIVEAFQVACETPEVQDLTKRMKLWIKELSVFQQAFRYSEQTFDDLLGVEQLSNKDLPIWLAAQRAVSRYEGRLSSVGPRGRLLKKLLSWIGLISPTPETPFELDGDTNDSDPYARPIFLSRISLSDIWRPATRKYCGNDIWKMLKTSVSILFSQSILQEAAFQELILLYTQEVDGRNADYNATVPSLQLKIYEKIPIPDLPVIFPHKKLSFRIIDTVRLDIASILGLSAFFINYKFFNVLSSPSAIVLDVVAISALIIYVSRVVLGYKQTWDRYQLLVNTTLYEKTLASGFGSVHFLLDASEQQQYKEAILAYAILLKANKGKLTCCQSVGDDCERFMYDVFKLKVEMPVDKAVATLLRLGLATETPIDGRISLEAISCSKAHNSLKERWNSLLGRNRECCQEKTRIKYIQEDRNSLRVRGYDACV; encoded by the exons ATGTCAGCTTCTTGGCACGCTCTCACCGGCCTCGGAGCTCTCTCCGTAACCGCAAAACAGCGCCGTCTAATTCCTTCACCACCATCAGTTGCTCACTGCTCTCTCGCCAGCTTCCAGGAACTGTCGACGGAGCCTCCGCGAATCCAAACCACCGGCGCCGCTATAAGCTTGAAAGACGCCCGCAAGACCGAGAAGCAAAACGACGTCGTTCCCGATCATAACCAaggcgaagaagaagaagaagaccatGGAATTTCCAAAATCCCGGTCCCCAGGCAGAAGTACATCCCCGTTCCCAAGGCCGAGCTTCTCGACGGCGTCGTTTCGAACTTGTTCAAGGACAGCAACGGCGAAGACGACGATGAATTGCAgagctttcttcttctctcttc GTGCTTGGACTCCATTCTTCACGCCGAGCACAAGGGAATCTTGGAAGAAATGCGAGCTGATTATTTCAAATCGAATTCCGCGGAGAACAAGCAAAATGGTGATTTGGTTGATGGGCAGAGCTCGGATTCTGCTAATGGGAGTGTCATCAATGGAGTTGAGAGCATTGAGGCAAATGaggatgaaaaaaatgaaggtGGAAACGCAATGCCGCAGTTAGATTATGTTTTGGAGTTGCGAAAACTCTTGGGTTCTCCGGCTAAGAACGTTGAGAG AGTTGCTGTTTCCACTCGTTTCCAGCGTTCTTTCATGCAACTTCTTAATGATGCTCAGTTTGAAGAACTATCCGAAAGGGATTTAATGCTGACTTCTGCATTGAACACAGATTATCTCCTTACTTTGCCCATATATGTCGACTGGAAGAAGGCATCTGAGTCCAATGCAATTATATTCAG GCGAGGATATGCAACAGAGAGGGAGAAGGGTCTACTACTTGTAGAAAAACTGGAGTACATACAGTCCAAAATTCTACAGGGAACCTTCTTCATCGTATCAAAACCGTTGGCGAAATTTGGGAGCTGGATAGTTGAG GCATTCCAAGTTGCTTGCGAAACACCAGAAGTACAAGACTTGACTAAAAGAATGAAGCTTTGGATTAAGGAATTGTCTGTTTTCCAGCAAGCATTTCGTTATAGCGAACAAACTTTTGATGATCTACTGGGAGTAGAGCAACTATCAAATAAAGACCTCCCAATTTGGCTGGCGGCACAGAGGGCAGTATCTCGTTATGAAGGACGTTTATCTTCAGTTGGACCCCGTGGAAGGCTCCTAAAGAAGTTGCTTTCATGGATTGGACTTATTTCCCCTACACCAGAAACACCATTTGAGTTGGATGGCGATACTAATGATTCTGACCCTTATGCAAG GCCGATCTTCTTATCAAGGATATCACTTAGTGACATATGGAGGCCTGCTACTAGGAAATACTGTGGAAATGATATTTGGAAAATGCTAAAAACTTCTGTTTCTATTCTCTTCTCACAGTCCATCCTCCAG GAGGCAGCATTTCAAGAATTAATTTTGCTTTATACCCAAGAAGTAGATGGCAGGAATGCTGACTACAATGCTACTGTTCCATCGTTGCAGTTAAAGATTTATGAGAAAATTCCCATTCCGGATCTACCA GTTATCTTTCCCCACAAAAAGCTATCTTTCCGTATCATAGACACG GTGCGCTTGGACATCGCCTCAATACTAGGGCTTTCGGCATTCTTCATAAACTACAAATTTTTTAATGTCTTATCTTCCCC GTCAGCAATAGTTCTTGATGTGGTTGCAATCAGCGCTCTTATAATTTATGTGTCCCGTGTGGTTTTGGGATACAAACAGACGTGGGATAGGTATCAA CTTCTAGTCAACACGACGCTTTATGAGAAAACCTTGGCAAGTGGATTTGGCTCAGTTCATTTTCTTCTGGATGCTTCTGAACAACAACAA TACAAGGAGGCCattttggcatatgcaatccTTCTCAAAGCAAACAAGGGGAAG CTCACGTGTTGCCAGAGTGTTGGAGACGACTGTGAAAGATTTATGTATGATGTGTTTAAACTAAAG GTTGAAATGCCAGTTGACAAGGCAGTTGCTACATTATTAAGGCTGGGGTTAGCTACAGAAACTCCTATTGACGGAAGGATTAGTTTGGAGGCCATTTCCTGTTCAAAGGCACACAATTCCCTGAAAGAGCGTTGGAATAGTTTGCTCG GTAGAAACAGGGAATGTTGTCAGGAGAAAACCAGGATCAAATATATTCAAGAGGACAGGAATTCATTACGCGTTCGAGGTTACGATGCTTGTGTATAG